One genomic window of Dunckerocampus dactyliophorus isolate RoL2022-P2 chromosome 7, RoL_Ddac_1.1, whole genome shotgun sequence includes the following:
- the pou2f2a gene encoding POU domain, class 2, transcription factor 2 isoform X1 — MFVPLPVPFVFQRAAPDLSAWRLKSPLALRSNSDIRMSRPAEVDKLGADSPLDSTESEPNGSESNHQAQSMKVNPFSLSPSLSSSKNKMEECGEMSPALTPSHGPTPSQTALQHTQLMLTGSQLAGLTALLPAQQQLLLQQAQAQLLAAAVQQSSAAHAAHAAHAAAQANQQAQAAAAANQQTQQQQQQTQQAGQTSQQQAQGQGKSTQEHTAQSVPAPPPPPHLTLSQPIQLTAQDIQQLLQIQQLVLVPGHPLPSPAQFLLPQAQQGQQGLLSTPNLIPLPQQNQGSLLSAPTRMGLQAQRDKSMEVSGGGGGMTTVSSVTSHPEEPSDLEELEQFARTFKQRRIKLGFTQGDVGLAMGKLYGNDFSQTTISRFEALNLSFKNMCKLKPLLEKWLNDAETMSIDSTLPSPSSLSSPSLGFDGVPGRRRKKRTSIETNVRVALERAFLTNQKPTSEEILLIAEQLNMEKEVIRVWFCNRRQKEKRINPNSATPPLPSQPATAPPPHKPPCYSPHMMSSQLSQAVTSLSSTTAATTMSPICPLTSSLTSLTSSHPSHSSVPSPVTPPPPPPPAAAPPATPVGPPRSTASPATSSHSTLNLNAGLWRMGKKNGDVSSYITDFAANLRNTVMGVNTGMNQALLGNNPLATIQALAASGGQLPLSSLEGGGKMMLGASGGQAGNLASSLFLNHPALLHMGQNPGAGLVNAAVAKASLPSPFAPSASSISPSLCSPSPCSSPASSCSSIEMAHSPTSLGGSKME; from the exons atatCAGGATGTCAAGGCCAGCTGAGGTTGACAAACTAGGCGCTGACTCACCACTGGACAGCACAG AATCAGAACCCAATGGATCTGAATCTAATCACCAG GCTCAATCAATGAAGGTCAATCCATTTTCCCTGTCGCCGAGCCTCAGCAGCAGCAAG AATAAGATGGAAGAGTGCGGCGAGATGTCCCCGGCGTTGACTCCCTCTCACGGCCCGACCCCCTCCCAGACTgccctgcaacacacacaactcATGCTGACCGGCTCCCAGCTCGCAGGG CTCACAGCTCTGTTGCCAGCGCAGCAGCAGCTCTTGTTGCAGCAGGCTCAAGCGCAGCTCCTGGCTGCCGCCGTGCAGCAGTCCAGCGCAGCGCATGCCGCTCATGCGGCCCACGCTGCCGCCCAGGCCAATCAGCAAGCTCAGGCGGCCGCCGCAGCCAATCAGCaaacccagcagcagcagcagcaaacacAGCAGGCAGGACAAACCAGCCAGCAGCAGGCGCAGGGTCAGGGAAAGAGCACACAGGAACACACTGCCCAAAGCGTCCCTGCCCCACCTCCTCCGCCCCATCTTACCCTCTCTCAGCCAATCCAGCTCACCGCCCAG GACATCCAGCAGTTGCTGCAAATCCAGCAGCTGGTTTTGGTGCCTGGCCACCCCCTCCCGTCTCCTGCCCAGTTCCTCCTCCCACAAGCGCAGCAGGGACAGCAAG GACTCCTGTCGACACCAAATCTTATTCCGCTACCTCAACAAAACCAAGGGAGTCTGCTGTCTGCTCCAACTAGAATGGGACTGCAAGCACAG CGAGACAAGAGCATGGAGGTGAGCGGCGGAGGAGGAGGCATGACGACGGTGTCCTCAGTGACCTCTCACCCCGAGGAGCCCAGTGACCTGGAGGAGTTGGAACAGTTCGCCCGCACTTTCAAACAGAGACGCATCAAACTGGGCTTCACACAG GGAGATGTGGGCCTGGCCATGGGGAAGCTGTACGGCAACGACTTCAGCCAGACCACCATCTCTCGCTTTGAGGCCCTCAACCTGAGCTTTAAGAACATGTGCAAGCTGAAGCCGCTGCTGGAGAAGTGGCTCAACGACGCCG AAACCATGTCCATAGACAGCACCCTGCCCAGCCCCAGCTCACTGTCAAGCCCCTCACTGGGCTTCGACGGGGTGCCCGGCCGCCGCAGGAAGAAGAGAACCAGCATCGAGACGAATGTACGTGTTGCCCTGGAGCGTGCTTTCTTGACG AACCAGAAGCCTACCTCAGAGGAGATTCTGCTGATTGCCGAGCAGCTCAACATGGAGAAGGAGGTGATCCGAGTGTGGTTCTGCAACCGCCGGCAGAAAGAGAAACGCATCAATCCCAACAGCGCCACCCCACCCCTGCCCAGCCAGCCCGCCACGGCCCCGCCGCCACACAAGCCCCCCTGCTACAGCCCTCACATG ATGTCCAGTCAGCTCTCACAGGCAGTGACCAGTCTGAGCAGCACAACGGCAGCGACCACCATGTCCCCCATTTGCCCTCTGACCTCCAGCCTCACCTCCCTCACCTCCAGCCACCCTTCTCACAGCTCCGTACCCTCCCCGgtgactcctcctcctcctcctcctccagctgcagCTCCTCCCGCCACTCCTGTTGGTCCTCCCCGCAGCACGGCCAGCCCCGCCACTTCCAGCCACAGCACACTCAATCTGAACGCTGG ctTGTGGCGTATGGGTAAAAAGAACGGTGACGTGTCTAGCTACATCACCGATTTCGCTGCAAACTTGAG GAACACTGTGATGGGGGTTAACACAGGGATGAACCAAGCTCTCCTCGGTAACAATCCCCTGGCCACTattcaag CCCTAGCAGCCAGTGGTGGCCAGCTGCCTCTTTCCAGTCTTGAGGGAGGTGGTAAGATGATGCTGGGGGCGTCGGGTGGCCAGGCAGGGAACCTGGCGTCCTCCCTCTTCCTCAACCACCCCGCCCTCCTCCACATGGGCCAGAACCCCGGCGCCGGACTGGTCAACGCGGCCGTAGCCAAAGCCTCCCTCCCCTCCCCCTTTGCTCCTTCAGCCAGCAGCATCAGCCCCTCCCTCTGCTCCCCTTCCCCTTGCTCCAGCCCCGCCTCCTCCTGCTCGTCCATCGAAATGGCACACAGCCCCACCTCCCTGGGCGGGTCCAAGATGGAGTGA
- the pou2f2a gene encoding POU domain, class 2, transcription factor 2 isoform X2, producing MFVPLPVPFVFQRAAPDLSAWRLKSPLALRSNSDIRMSRPAEVDKLGADSPLDSTESEPNGSESNHQAQSMKVNPFSLSPSLSSSKNKMEECGEMSPALTPSHGPTPSQTALQHTQLMLTGSQLAGLTALLPAQQQLLLQQAQAQLLAAAVQQSSAAHAAHAAHAAAQANQQAQAAAAANQQTQQQQQQTQQAGQTSQQQAQGQGKSTQEHTAQSVPAPPPPPHLTLSQPIQLTAQDIQQLLQIQQLVLVPGHPLPSPAQFLLPQAQQGQQGLLSTPNLIPLPQQNQGSLLSAPTRMGLQAQRDKSMEVSGGGGGMTTVSSVTSHPEEPSDLEELEQFARTFKQRRIKLGFTQGDVGLAMGKLYGNDFSQTTISRFEALNLSFKNMCKLKPLLEKWLNDAETMSIDSTLPSPSSLSSPSLGFDGVPGRRRKKRTSIETNVRVALERAFLTNQKPTSEEILLIAEQLNMEKEVIRVWFCNRRQKEKRINPNSATPPLPSQPATAPPPHKPPCYSPHMMSSQLSQAVTSLSSTTAATTMSPICPLTSSLTSLTSSHPSHSSVPSPVTPPPPPPPAAAPPATPVGPPRSTASPATSSHSTLNLNAGLWRMGKKNGDVSSYITDFAANLSPSSQWWPAASFQS from the exons atatCAGGATGTCAAGGCCAGCTGAGGTTGACAAACTAGGCGCTGACTCACCACTGGACAGCACAG AATCAGAACCCAATGGATCTGAATCTAATCACCAG GCTCAATCAATGAAGGTCAATCCATTTTCCCTGTCGCCGAGCCTCAGCAGCAGCAAG AATAAGATGGAAGAGTGCGGCGAGATGTCCCCGGCGTTGACTCCCTCTCACGGCCCGACCCCCTCCCAGACTgccctgcaacacacacaactcATGCTGACCGGCTCCCAGCTCGCAGGG CTCACAGCTCTGTTGCCAGCGCAGCAGCAGCTCTTGTTGCAGCAGGCTCAAGCGCAGCTCCTGGCTGCCGCCGTGCAGCAGTCCAGCGCAGCGCATGCCGCTCATGCGGCCCACGCTGCCGCCCAGGCCAATCAGCAAGCTCAGGCGGCCGCCGCAGCCAATCAGCaaacccagcagcagcagcagcaaacacAGCAGGCAGGACAAACCAGCCAGCAGCAGGCGCAGGGTCAGGGAAAGAGCACACAGGAACACACTGCCCAAAGCGTCCCTGCCCCACCTCCTCCGCCCCATCTTACCCTCTCTCAGCCAATCCAGCTCACCGCCCAG GACATCCAGCAGTTGCTGCAAATCCAGCAGCTGGTTTTGGTGCCTGGCCACCCCCTCCCGTCTCCTGCCCAGTTCCTCCTCCCACAAGCGCAGCAGGGACAGCAAG GACTCCTGTCGACACCAAATCTTATTCCGCTACCTCAACAAAACCAAGGGAGTCTGCTGTCTGCTCCAACTAGAATGGGACTGCAAGCACAG CGAGACAAGAGCATGGAGGTGAGCGGCGGAGGAGGAGGCATGACGACGGTGTCCTCAGTGACCTCTCACCCCGAGGAGCCCAGTGACCTGGAGGAGTTGGAACAGTTCGCCCGCACTTTCAAACAGAGACGCATCAAACTGGGCTTCACACAG GGAGATGTGGGCCTGGCCATGGGGAAGCTGTACGGCAACGACTTCAGCCAGACCACCATCTCTCGCTTTGAGGCCCTCAACCTGAGCTTTAAGAACATGTGCAAGCTGAAGCCGCTGCTGGAGAAGTGGCTCAACGACGCCG AAACCATGTCCATAGACAGCACCCTGCCCAGCCCCAGCTCACTGTCAAGCCCCTCACTGGGCTTCGACGGGGTGCCCGGCCGCCGCAGGAAGAAGAGAACCAGCATCGAGACGAATGTACGTGTTGCCCTGGAGCGTGCTTTCTTGACG AACCAGAAGCCTACCTCAGAGGAGATTCTGCTGATTGCCGAGCAGCTCAACATGGAGAAGGAGGTGATCCGAGTGTGGTTCTGCAACCGCCGGCAGAAAGAGAAACGCATCAATCCCAACAGCGCCACCCCACCCCTGCCCAGCCAGCCCGCCACGGCCCCGCCGCCACACAAGCCCCCCTGCTACAGCCCTCACATG ATGTCCAGTCAGCTCTCACAGGCAGTGACCAGTCTGAGCAGCACAACGGCAGCGACCACCATGTCCCCCATTTGCCCTCTGACCTCCAGCCTCACCTCCCTCACCTCCAGCCACCCTTCTCACAGCTCCGTACCCTCCCCGgtgactcctcctcctcctcctcctccagctgcagCTCCTCCCGCCACTCCTGTTGGTCCTCCCCGCAGCACGGCCAGCCCCGCCACTTCCAGCCACAGCACACTCAATCTGAACGCTGG ctTGTGGCGTATGGGTAAAAAGAACGGTGACGTGTCTAGCTACATCACCGATTTCGCTGCAAACTTGAG CCCTAGCAGCCAGTGGTGGCCAGCTGCCTCTTTCCAGTCTTGA